One Cellulomonas sp. WB94 genomic window, GAGCGTGAAGACGTCGACCCCGTTGCCGCCGAGCCACCCGTTCACGTACCCCGACGCGATGTTGCGGAACGCGTCCGGGAACGGCGAGATCTGCGTGTTCCCGAGCGTCACCATCGTCGCGCCGCGGAAGATGAGCATGCCCGCGAGGGTGACGATGAACGCGGGGATGCCGACGAACGCGACCCAGTACCCCTGCCACGCACCGACGACCGCGCCGATGACGAGCGCGCCGATCACGCCGACCCACCACGGCAGGCCCTGGCGGACCGTCAGGACACCCGCGACAGCGCCGGTGAATGCGACCACCGAGCCGACCGAGAGGTCGATGTGCCCGGCGATGATGACGATCACCATGCCGATCGCGAGGATCAGGATGTAGGAGTTCTGCACGACGATGTTCGTGACGTTCTGCGGCGTCAGGAGGATGCCGTCGGTCAGGAAGTAGAACAGGATGATGATGGCGACGAACGCCAGGTAGATACCGCTCTGGCGAAGGTTCTTGGTGAAGAGTGACTTCACCGATTCGAGGGCGCCCATCCGGCTCAGTCCTTTACCTTGGTCATGTACTGCATGAGGGTTTCCTGGGTCGCACGCTCGCGCGGTACCTCGCCGGTGATCCGGCCCGCGCTCATCGCGTAGATCCGGTCACACATGCCGAGCAGCTCGGGCAGCTCGGAGGAGATGAAGATGACCGCTTTGCCGGCGTCGGCCATGCGGTTGATGATCGTGTAGATCTCGTACTTGGCACCGACGTCGATCCCGCGGGTCGGCTCGTCGAGGATGAGCACGTCCGGGTCAGCGAAGATCCACTTGCTCAGGACGACCTTCTGCTGGTTCCCGCCGGACAGCTTTCCGGCGATCGCGAGCACCGAGGGCGCCTTGATGTTCATGCTGACGCGGTACTCCTGCGCGATCTTCGTCTCCTCGTTGTCGTTGACCCACCCGCGGCGGGACAGCTTGCGGAGGGCGGAGACCGAGATGTTGCGCTTGATGTCCTCGATGAGGTTCAGGCCGTACCGCTTGCGGTCCTCGGTCGCGTACGCGATGCCCGCGTCGATGGCGTCCGAGACGGTGTGCAGGTGGACCTCCTGGCCGTCCTTGTAGACCCGGCCGGAGATGTTGGCACCGTACGCACGGCCGAACAGGCTCATCGCGAGCTCGGTGCGGCCGGCGCCCATGAGCCCGGCGAGCCCGACGATCTCCCCGCGACGCACCGTGATGCTCGCGCCGTTGACGACGATGCGCTCGTGCTGGATCGGGTGGTGCACGGTCCAGTCCTCGATGCGCAGGACCTCGGCGCCGACGTTCGACGTGTGCTCCGGGAACCGGTGCTCCAGGTCGCGACCGACCATCCCGCGGATGATCCGGTCCTCGCTGACGTCGTCGCGGACCATGTTGAGCGTCTCGATGGTCTTGCCGTCGCGGATGATCGTCGTGGAGTCGGCGATCGCGGCGATCTCGTTGAGCTTGTGGGAGATCATGATCGACGTGATCCCCTCCGCCTTCAGCTGGCGGAGCAGGTCGAGCAGGTGGGCCGAGTCGTCGTCGTTGAGCGCCGAGGTCGGCTCGTCGAGGATCAGCAGCCTGACCTCCTTGGACAACGCCTTGGCGATCTCCACGAGCTGCTGCTTGCCGACACCGATGTCGGCGATGCGCGTCACGGGGTTCTCATCGAGGCCGACGCGCTCGAGCAGCTTGGCCGCCTCGGCGTTCGTCTTGTTCCAGTCGATGAAACCGCGCGAGCTCTGCTCGTTGCCCATGAAGATGTTCTCGGCGATCGAGAGCAGCGGGCTCAGCGCGAGCTCCTGGTGGATGATGACGATGCCGCGGGCCTCGCTCGCATTGATGCTCGCGAACTCGCACAGCTCGCCGTCGAAGTAGATCTCGCCCTCATAGGTGCCGTGCGGGTACACGCCCGAGAGCACCTTCATCAGCGTGGACTTGCCGGCGCCGTTCTCTCCGCAGATCGCGTGGATCTCACCACGCGCCACGGACAGGCTGACGTCCTGCAGTGCCTTCACGCCGGGAAACGTCTTGGTGATGCTGCGCATCTCCAGGATGTCGTCGCTCATGTCCCAGCCGATCTCACTAGTTCGGGGCGGTGCTCCGCCGGCGGGGGTTCCCGCCGGCGGAGCGCCGTACTGCGATGGAAGC contains:
- the mmsA gene encoding multiple monosaccharide ABC transporter ATP-binding protein; translated protein: MSDDILEMRSITKTFPGVKALQDVSLSVARGEIHAICGENGAGKSTLMKVLSGVYPHGTYEGEIYFDGELCEFASINASEARGIVIIHQELALSPLLSIAENIFMGNEQSSRGFIDWNKTNAEAAKLLERVGLDENPVTRIADIGVGKQQLVEIAKALSKEVRLLILDEPTSALNDDDSAHLLDLLRQLKAEGITSIMISHKLNEIAAIADSTTIIRDGKTIETLNMVRDDVSEDRIIRGMVGRDLEHRFPEHTSNVGAEVLRIEDWTVHHPIQHERIVVNGASITVRRGEIVGLAGLMGAGRTELAMSLFGRAYGANISGRVYKDGQEVHLHTVSDAIDAGIAYATEDRKRYGLNLIEDIKRNISVSALRKLSRRGWVNDNEETKIAQEYRVSMNIKAPSVLAIAGKLSGGNQQKVVLSKWIFADPDVLILDEPTRGIDVGAKYEIYTIINRMADAGKAVIFISSELPELLGMCDRIYAMSAGRITGEVPRERATQETLMQYMTKVKD